One Cucurbita pepo subsp. pepo cultivar mu-cu-16 chromosome LG07, ASM280686v2, whole genome shotgun sequence genomic region harbors:
- the LOC111797991 gene encoding uncharacterized protein At4g33100-like isoform X1 has translation MGIKRESKRSASATSPCADLRAVYHNCFNRWYSEKFVKGQFDEEPCVSEWQKYRACLSEHLEDKKLKRFLEEETIVHSSMKAETKCGIVEHYAGSELHSFAPFQSQSAK, from the exons ATGGGCATCAAGCGAGAGAGTAAAAGGTCGGCTTCTGCAACATCGCCGTGTGCTGATCTTAGGGCTGTATATCACAATTGTTTCAATCG TTGGTACTCGGAGAAGTTTGTAAAAGGTCAATTCGATGAAGAACCCTGCGTCTCCGAATGGCAGAAGTACAGAGCTTGCCTCTCT GAGCATTTGGAAGATAAGAAGCTGAAGCGCTTCTTGGAAGAGGAAACGATTGTTCATTCCTCCATGAAAGCTGAAACGA AATGTGGCATAGTGGAGCATTATGCTGGTAGTGAGCTGCATTCATTTGCACCATTTCAGAGTCAAAGTGCAAAGTGA
- the LOC111797991 gene encoding uncharacterized protein At4g33100-like isoform X2 — MGIKRESKRSASATSPCADLRAVYHNCFNRWYSEKFVKGQFDEEPCVSEWQKYRACLSEHLEDKKLKRFLEEETIVHSSMKAETKTLIG; from the exons ATGGGCATCAAGCGAGAGAGTAAAAGGTCGGCTTCTGCAACATCGCCGTGTGCTGATCTTAGGGCTGTATATCACAATTGTTTCAATCG TTGGTACTCGGAGAAGTTTGTAAAAGGTCAATTCGATGAAGAACCCTGCGTCTCCGAATGGCAGAAGTACAGAGCTTGCCTCTCT GAGCATTTGGAAGATAAGAAGCTGAAGCGCTTCTTGGAAGAGGAAACGATTGTTCATTCCTCCATGAAAGCTGAAACGA AAACTCTGATTGGGTAA
- the LOC111797991 gene encoding uncharacterized protein At4g33100-like isoform X3 translates to MGIKRESKRSASATSPCADLRAVYHNCFNRWYSEKFVKGQFDEEPCVSEWQKYRACLSEHLEDKKLKRFLEEETIVHSSMKAETS, encoded by the exons ATGGGCATCAAGCGAGAGAGTAAAAGGTCGGCTTCTGCAACATCGCCGTGTGCTGATCTTAGGGCTGTATATCACAATTGTTTCAATCG TTGGTACTCGGAGAAGTTTGTAAAAGGTCAATTCGATGAAGAACCCTGCGTCTCCGAATGGCAGAAGTACAGAGCTTGCCTCTCT GAGCATTTGGAAGATAAGAAGCTGAAGCGCTTCTTGGAAGAGGAAACGATTGTTCATTCCTCCATGAAAGCTGAAACGAGTTAA